From Ascaphus truei isolate aAscTru1 chromosome 20, aAscTru1.hap1, whole genome shotgun sequence, one genomic window encodes:
- the LOC142471376 gene encoding olfactory receptor 5G29-like yields the protein MYFFLGHLSLCDILFITNIVPYMLHAMMEEGSRLSVSRCIAQFHILGFSASTECFLLTVMSYDRYLAICNPLRYTTIMDQRLCLHLVSCAWLIALMLAITTFLFICKLQFCGPNVIDHFFCDLGPLLELSCTDTSTVKLQILVCSISIVVFPFVFITVSYVSIFLTIIRISSTTGRQKAFSTCSSHLASVCTYYGTLFVVYVVPSGGHSLSINKTLSLLYTVVTPLFNPIIYSLRNHDIRGALEKYTKCHFKPKGIR from the coding sequence ATGTACTTCTTCCTTGGCCATTTGTCCTTGTGCGATATCTTGTTTATTACAAATATTGTGCCTTACATGCTACATGCTATGATGGAAGAGGGAAGCAGACTGTCTGTTTCTAGGTGTATTGCCCAATTTCACATCTTAGGTTTCTCCGCAAGTACAGAGTGCTTCCTTCTAACAGTGATGTCCTATGATCGATATTTGGCCATCTGTAACCCATTACGTTATACCACCATTATGGATCAAAGGCTTTGTCTCCACTTGGTTAGCTGCGCTTGGTTGATTGCTTTGATGCTAGCAATAACCACATTTTTGTTTATATGCAAGTTGCAATTTTGTGGTCCTAATGTCATCGATCACTTCTTCTGTGATCTCGGCCCCCTCCTGGAACTGTCATGCACAGACACTTCCACTGTCAAATTACAGATCTTGGTGTGCTCCATCTCTATAGTTGTCTTTCCGTTTGTGTTCATCACTGTATCGTATGTCAGTATCTTCCTCACCATCATCAGGatctcctccaccactgggagacagaaagccttctccacctgcagTTCCCACCTGGCGTCTGTATGTACGTATTATGGGACACTTTTTGTTGTTTATGTGGTTCCATCCGGAGGACACTCACTCAGCATAAACAAGACCCTGTCTTTGCTATACACGGTGGTGACCCCATTGTTTAACCCGATCATATACAGCTTGAGGAATCATGATATTAGGGGAGCCCTAGAGAAGTACACAAAGTGTCATTTCAAGCCGAAAGGGATAAGGTGA